TTCCAAGAGGCTCATCATACTTCACTCCCACCCAATGACCTGGCTTGAAATCTACTGTACCTGCAagacagaagaaaacaaaaacacattggttGTAGTATGTAGCCCATGCCAGTTTGGTCTTGTTAGAACACAATCCATCAAAGGTAGAAAACAAAACTACTAAAATCTCTAACATCATATCCTGTTCAACATCTTGGCCTCAAAAGGCAATGTAATCTCTCATCACTACCTGACACAGCCACAAAAGGACTGGCCTCCCCAAAAGAACTTGGCTCTTCTGTGGTAGGTATGCACAGATCCATCGGCTGATGTTTAAAATAGGCTAGCCGCTTTCGATAACGACTACCATGTCTAGTGGCCGatcaggaaagaaaaacaaacaaacacgtgAGCCAAAATTCTATTCTGATAATGGGACATTGCCAATGTTGATGAGAACAACCTCACAATGTTAAAAACAGTGCTTGAAAATATTTGAACTGGTGCATTTGAAGTCTGTCACTGGACAATAGTGCATTGCTGGGCCGATCAACACCAATTCAATGGGTTACGACCTCTGGAGCTTTCCTAGTCAATGTGACTGAATGCTGTACTGCTTGCTTTATGGGATTTttggctgggtatctgtataagcaatTCCTAACAACGGCTAATgtaaaagggatttataaaataaacatgactgTATACTTGCCGACACAATCCTGTAATCATAAATAAGCATAAATTCTAGCCTCACTCACCAACATACATCACAGTGCCAATCTTGATGGGTAGCCCAACAACATTCACTTGGCAACGGTTGCCAACGGCAAttgcagcagcagcagcctTCTCTTCAGCTTCCCGGGCAGCAAGCTCCGCCTCCTTCTTTGCAGTCTCTTCTTCATTGAAACGACCAACGCGCTGTTTTTTCATGAAAGACCTTACAGAatctgacagaaaaaaaaagaaaaagataaacCTATATGAAATCCCTATACTGCAATGGTTACTGTGACATTGATATCATTGTCACGTGATGAAAAAAAATGCTTGTAATGCATGTAAATCTAAACAAAATCTGGCCATCTCATTTGGTTTTCTTGATTAATGCACCAAGAACAATAACTGCTAcgttaggctactgtataaaacagaTCAGCCCCTCTCATCTAAACAGCTACATGATGTGCAGGCATTTAAcccactgaatcacacctaagctGGTCGTGGAattgtcctttgatgtttaggtggaaatgtggttagaatggggttcaggtgggtGTAAACATTAGATTTCTAGGAAGATGTaagccacaaccaaatacttcataaaatattgcctttacattttccccaaaattcaaccaaatgtatgaggtaggctacttgaataggcAATGACATAAGGTAGTTATGGTGGCTAGAAATGTTATATACAAACATTACATCAGGGTAcatctgtaattcatgcagaGCACAGTTGTTTGCTAATTCCACTATGAGAATATGCTTTCGTGGAAACTTAGCTTAGATCAGcagaaacattaaataatgacaagTTACCATGCTACAAGCAAAGTGTTAGCAGGTGGATTCATGCAACAGAGCTAGGGCAGCCATGGCTAGCATTTTCATTTTATGGGGTTTTGTAGTGAGACTGGGGTGTGGGATGCAAGGAGAGATATACCAATTTCCTCACATCCATTGCACAACCGGATGGGTAGCCAACATTTTTAAGGCAGTGGTTGTTAAACTAGCACAGAGTAAACACACGATTCACCACATGAATGCCAACTCTCCAATTGAAAAGAATGCACGTGAAGAGCTCAGATCAAGTCAATGGCCAATAAAGTTACTGGTAAACAAATGCGTGATAGTAACGCGATCGTGTCAGCTCCTGCTGAAGTCAAGCACTTACCGCATGGCGCTGAGGCTCAAAACTAAAAATTGCATTAATGGCGACCAAACAATTAACGGTGttatgcattttaaattaatcacaCATCAATCGCTCGCAACGGGTTACTTTAACAGCCCTAAAAAAgacatatgttgtctttgtactattttcatatgttgctccaaaacatgtatatattgttcagcactgatggtgccttcacagatatgtAAGTCCCCAtcccatgtgcactaatgtacccccataccatcacggatgctggcttctTAATTGAACGCTGAatacaagccggatggtccctcctctttagtccggaggacgcggtgtccatgattcccaaaaataatttccaattttgattagtcagaccacaggacagttttccactttgcctcagtccatcttaaaatgagcttgggcccagagaaggcacaGCGGGTGCCTTCTTTGCatagtagagttttaacttgcatttgtggatgcggCGATgtgctgtgttcacagacaatggttttcggaagtgttcctgagcccatgcagtgaagtccactacagaatcgtgtctgtttttaatgcggCGCTGCCTGAGGGCCGAAGATcatttcggccttgtcccttgtgtacagagattttaCCTGATTTTCCGGatgttttaatgatattatgtatcaTAGATGATGGGATCCCTAAACTCATTGCAATTTTACAGGGAGATACGTTATTCTTACATTGTTGCACTAATTGCACAagtagtctttcacagagtggtgaaccctacCCATCCTCTTTAACATTtatagcacttttttttttatctttgtactattgaatatagggtttaaattatttgcacatcattgcattctgtttttatttacattttattcagcatcagaacttttttggaaatggggttataAAATAGCACAAATAAAGAATTGATACAATGTAGACTGAAGAGTTCAGATGTGACTAATGAATGAGTGTAAGCTCAAAGTACCTGTCCTCTTCTCATAGACCTCATCAGGAATCTCAAATTTCTCCACTTTCGACAGATCACTGAACTCTCCGATTTGTGCTCCACTGCGATCGATgatctacagacacacaatttACAATCGCCATGATAATTAAGATCATCATAATGCCTcacaaaataaaagcatgtagaatGACAAAAAGTTGTTGATTGGGTGCCAACAATGTTCTTTATGTGGATCTGTTGTTGTTGCATGCTTTGacaacattttttacatttacttaaGTGGTTTAataaacagtgaaataaaataaataacatactaCCCGCTACATCTGGTTAGGCACTGTGGCTTGCCTGGTTGTTATCTAACCATCATATAAATAAGGGGTATTTAAATTATGACACGTTGGCATAGAGTTTGCCATCTGTAACTACAGAAACTGATTATTGATGTGTTTCATTTTGGTGGGGGCTTGTTTACATCCATCAGCTACTTATTTTGTGGCCCGCAGTCTCAGAGTACCAGTAGCTAATGTATGGCACAGACAGGCGCGGGTGACAACTTTATCAGCCAGACAGTGTCTATCAGTGAATTGCTGAGACCTATAAAATAGGATTGACTGTGTAGTCAACATCTAATGAGGAAGTGTGACTTGCAATATATTCAGTTCATGATTGGTCATGTGACACGCCCATGTGCTTTGACAGGCAAAGACCCACATTTTTATCAAGTGAGCAGTGTTTCTTTGGGCAGGGGTACATACGTGAATTTTGCAGTCATCATCCACAGGGTAGGAACCCAGCAGGGCCTCATTATCGTCCAGTTTCTGTATGAACTTATCAGTGGGGCTGAAAAGCTGCAGTTCCATGCAGGAGGCTGGGGTACCCACAACCATCTCTAATTTACCCtggagaaataaaataaaaaacattccatGAAACTGCATCACATGACCACAGCCTGTGCTGCGTCAGCAAACAGATGAGCGAGGACGTTACAGACTAGCACGCAGAATAACTGACCAACATAACTTACCTTGAAATCGGCTATGGTGATTCCCCTGTTGTACCGTTTATTCACCTCGAACGAGCTGATGGTACTTGTCAGCCGCACCGAGACTGTTGGGTTGGTTATCACTGTGATGCCGCTGTCCATCTTCAAGTTTCGTTTCGCCTGTATTCTGTATGAAGTACTAGTGTAACTTAATTCAGGCAGCAACGACCAAagtacacaaaacacaaacaacagagTTGGGTTAGTAGCCGGTATACTCAGTTTGATACCGAATTTATAATAAAAGTATACAAGGAATAGCTGCAACATGACAAAGCTAAATGTAACATAGCTAGCTAACGGTTGCTAGGCTGGCTAACGTTATGTTAACGCTTAGCTAGCTACCCTACAGACAGTAGTCAAGTGCAGAAAGCTAGCTAGCGTCACAAAGCTTCACATTTAGTCGCTTACATAATTACCTGTCCTTCTGCGCTGTCTCACAGTGACCtctgtaaacaaaaaataattaatatgatGTTTTCTGATAACAGATCAACCCAAGGACCATGTGCTGTAATCTCAGCGAAATGATGGGATTGGAAGAAGGATGCGGTAGTCTGGTCGAGTGGCGATTGTTTGGTTCCTGTGCAAATCAACGACGCCACAGACCAAGTAACGCCCTTTTCGAGTGTCTAGTTCTGGAACCTTCTACCCGCCCTTAACATCGGGCGGGTAATAAAGTTGACCAATCATATCACATTTCTAAACTCTCGAAACTACTGAGATGTGCTCGtaacaggaagaggaagaccGCAACGTCTTGATGGAAGTGGACTTTAAAGATTAGTAGCCAATCATCAATGTGGCGATCAGTAGACGTTTTACACGACAGTGCCACGCCCAAAGAACGAAATACCAAAACCGTCCACAACGTGGCGCTATAATCCACATTTCTGATACAACAATTGTTTCAAACCTTATAAGAGATCAACGTTTTCTGTAAGACGCCAACGTTAAATTGCCAATGTATATTACTGGCTCAGTGGAATATTTACTTAAATTGTATTAATCTGTTAATTCAGTTAATTTATACttgttattttactttattttcattttgtttctacTCTAacatatttgtttacattaactCATCTACTACTTATGAATAGAAAAATAAGGCATCAAACAtaccccaaaaaaataaatgtgcattAATTTCACAGTCCTGCATGAGCACTTTGGATTTGTGTTGGAGTTCTAGAGCAGGTATGGGCAGAAAAGGGACGATCAAAGAAAAGTGTATATAGTACAGCCAAAAACTAACAACCCCCCACCCGTACTCCATTCCTGTTTGGAGTTGAGGTGGAGGTGTTCAGCCTTGCCTCACCACACTTCGTCTGTCTGCCCATCCAGATGTAGGCGTACGTGCAGCTGTTcacatttcataaaataaaaagacgTTCCACACAAGCCTGTTGGCTTGGAAGAGGGTCATGACACACTTATGCAGACTGGGTGTATATTCAACATCAACCCCACCAATCCAGATAAGCAATGACTAATACCCCCCCCGGTTTTACCGGGCATCAGTCATCCGAGTCGGTTCATCACAATTTAAGTTCCCTTATTTATATGTAAAACTTGATCACCACGAGTTTTTAACTGAGTGGTTATCACCACTGACGAACAACTACAATTTTtggttttataaaataatattgtggTTCAGTGTTTATTGTTCTAATTTTACGAGTTTTTCCACTTctctgaaaaataataatttaatgatAAACTATATCTATATTGTCTTTTTctaaatggccaattaacttcAATGAACCATGAAGATTAATTAAGTTTTAATCCCATAATGGCATTCATGATActccaatgtatttttttttcattttgttttacgtCATTTATCTTATTCAGGAATAGATAATTGAATGCCTGTGAAGTTTAGTCACTTATCTCctcatttttaaatatgtagaAAAATAGCTGAGCAATTTGAATTGCATCCTGCctgtttagttattttttttaccctcaAAGTTCGTTTCTTAGTGCATGTTTCAACAACTGTCACGAATACTTTAACAAGTACTAAAAAGAGCTGCGTCTGGATTATCTCCTTTATTCACAATAGACCAACACCAACTTCAATATAAGCTTCCCTTGAAATCATTCTGTGTTTTCTCTTataaatacgttttttttttcttacatgcAACCTATGATCACTGCATTCGAGTGCGGCTAATATAGTTCAGGCCGGTATCTACCACTGACCACACCGAAGTAATCTTCATTTTCTTTCCGATGTTTTTCATTCGCCTGACGCGGAATAGAAGTTTTTCAAAGACATTCACGTCCAGGTCTTTGTGTTTCTCCGGGTGACAAAGAGTCGTAGTTGCAGTGACAGAGTAGTTACGTAAAGTTAGTCAATGACTGCCGATAAAGACAAGCATGATAGGTAGctagagaaatgagaaatgttttgttattggaTCATATCTATTATTGTGTAAGCAGCTCAATGTCATTAATCTCCAGACAACATCTAAACTATGGTGATCATTTTTGTGTGTAAACGTAAGGTCTTTGAGAAGAACACATGGAAGGTGAGgtgatggaaaaagagaaacagcAGATATTGTcaacaataatacatttggaaatgtcATTTCAATCATGCTCAAACGTTATAAGCTACATCCGTGGAAGGGTCTATAGGCTTTATGAGGacgtattttatttaagaaccGATTTAATTCCCTGCTCTTCATGACACATTAAGtcttaaaagtcatacaatctCATTGTGATCTCCTTTCTGCAACAATGTGTCAATAAAAGAGACAGGGGGAAATGCATTTGGCACAAAAGGTATAGCATATATCCGAAATAGACAGTCACTTGTATTTCTCTGTTGTgattcattttcaatgtttaTCTTGGGACCGTTTTTCATTGATTCAACTGATCAAAGAACAGAAGTTGTTCTCTTATAAGCAAGCTTGTCataaattatataatgttttgtCAAGAGATCATTATACTTACATACTTTcgaaattattataatattcagTTTTGACTCGGTAAACTAAGAAATGCATAGATTTCAATAATTGAACTCTGACTTTTCTCTGTGGGGGGCGGGTGCTGCGACTCATGCCTTCAGTATTTCTCTTGTCCTATACTCTAGATTAAGGGTAAGAGCATTGTTTAGCCATGTTAGTAATCAAATTATCAATACTGGTCGATGATGTGGAACCAGATTTGTGAACACTGGGAGGTAAGGACATTTTTGACAGGTTGCATATATCGGCCAcagaaataacacaaaatagtGGGACAACACCGTCCTGGTCGGGCCAAAACCCTTATGGTTTTCTTCCTATCATAGGCTCATTGATAGCTAGGACACCAGGTGAGAGCGATTAACTAGCAGGTAGAAGCAAAAACCAGAAGTGGTTCAGTCACAATACAGGATTGAATTTGCCCAAGCTTTCTTGATCCCGAGTCAGCATACAGCCTGAATGTTCACTGACATAATTAATGCTATATGTTTCCTAGGGCTAACTGGTGAACTCATACTaccatgaaataaaaactaGTCAACAGGCAGGGGTTTAAATCTTCGAAACGAAGTTTAAGGATATTAGGGGCGTGACGCTTGTAGCTGTGGCAGATAGACACTCGTCGACcgagaatgggagagagagcgcgcaggggagggaggaggaactaaaagaaaaaagttaaaaCTAAAAATGGCTTCCTTGTCTTTGGAGTCTGCAGAACAATCAGAGAATAGTACAGAAGCGTCTACCGAAGAGGCCGCTCCAGTAAAAGAAGAGACTGATCCGGATGAAGTTTCGGAACAGTTGCTAAAAACTTTCCAGAACTCGGCACTCAGCTTTTCGACCGATCAAGTAGCATGTCTCTGCGAAGCCCTTCTACAGGCGGGCAATGTGGATCGCCTGTGGAGATTCCTATCCACAATCCCTCCTTCGGCCGAGCTGCTACGTGGCAACGAGACCCTGCTCAAGGCCCAGGCACTGGTCGCTTTCCACCGGGAAGAATTCAAGGAGCTGTACACAATATTGGAAAGCCACGACTTCCACCCGAGCAACCATGGGTTCCTGCAGGACCTCTACTTGCAGGCGCGCTACAAGGAGGCGGAGAGGTCTCGAGGTCGTAGCCTGGGTGCCGTAGACAAGTATCGGCTTCGGAAAAAGTTTCCTCTGCCAAAAACAATCTGGGATGGCGAGGAGACTGTATATTGCTTCAAGGAGAAGTCTCGCAATGCACTGAAAGAGTGTTACAAAAGAAACAGGTACCCCACTCCAGACGAAAAGAAAAACTTGGCTAAAGTGACTGGACTCTCCCTCACGCAAGTCAGCAATTGGTTCAAGAACCGACGGCAGAGAGACCGAACCCCGTCCGGTACCAACAGCAAAAGGTAGAATACACATTAATAAACACATCTATGTTTCATACAAGATTTcaagtaaaacaatgtcaatgTAAAGACACTTTTTTTGTAGGCCTGTGATTTGCAGAGGTTATTGTTAGAGGCAGAgaggttataaaaaaaaaaagtgtctgtTGACACACAATTACAGACACAGTACTAAGATTGTTGATTAATTGTCAAATGTTGATAATTTGTGAAACAATATTAAGCTAACTACAGTTCCTCTAAAATATTAAAACCAGCTGTTGCATAAGTCTGGATCTGTCAGCTATACATCTATATAATATAATCGTACTCTACaatttacatgttttatgtAATCGATATTCCATGTAATTTCTGTAACATGGGCTCGACTGGTTTCTCAAGTTTTCTCAACTATATGATCAACCTATTTCAATCAAATCCTGCAAATCCCTGCGGTTTAAGGAATGTGTGGTGTCTTTGACAGTGTAAAACGTCACGCTGGTCCTAGAGAGCACGACTGGTCGCCAGAGCATGTTGGCTTTGTTGTGAAATGTGAGATCGGAGCGCCCGCTGGGGCTCAAGTTTCTTTATTCTTCAGGGTTTGTGGTAGGTTTAAAAGTACAAAGCATACCCTTTTTTTGTGAACATAATATGTATTGTATTAACTTGATTGGTCGAGTAGGCTACTGTGGATATCACAATGAGTCAATGTATACGTCTTAATTGTTTTACACCGCTGAAGATGTATTCCATGGACCCTTTTGGCTAAACCTTGAATAGGTTGTTGAACATCTTGTAGATAATCTGGCCGCGGGACCCCAGTATGAAAAGCATTTGTCTGAACCAtcagtttaaaagaaaattatcACTGTTATACCCCTCTCGTGCACAGAACAGAATCCCACTAATTTAACATACCTACATTTTATACCAGTTTTCATAATTCTGAAAAGGGTAGGGAAGATTTTTTTTGGGTTTGTTTTTAAAGCCACCAAGAGAGCTATTCACAATGAAGTGTGTACTGTGGCGCGAACGCACCCCTCTCCTCTATCAGTGTCAGGCCAAAGCCTGAGGGAGAACCAGCTGACCCGGAGTTGCCAAATGGGTCCCAGtcttttaaactttaggaggacatgaagtcctggtccacacctgcggagtacctggtttggggggcccgttgctgtccctgtccttgcccatctggtcatacttctgacctagtctaaattgaaatagactctggatttagcccacatgcatttataaattattccaattggactcttaatatctcacccggcacagccagaagaggactggtcacccctctgagcctgggtcctctctaggtttcttcctaaaattcggccttcttagggagtttttcctagtcactgaaattcaacactactgttgtttgctccttggggtttaaggccaggtgtttctgtaaaagcactttgtgacatttgctgttgtaaaaagggctttataaatacatttgattgattgatagaggCTGGGCATACCTCCCCATAATCAGGCCTCGTCTGAGTGGCTCTGGTTAGCTGAGGGTGAAAGAAGTCTAAAGACTGGGATGCTGTTCTCCACACGCAGGTTTTTTAAAAGTTTTGCTTTAGTTTCTTTTGCTTTTAGTTAATaaatgccctccagggccaAGAACACCCACTGTCTCTATTCCTTGTGTCTCGCCCTGCTACAGTCCACACATTCCTTTGATGCCTTGTCTCTGGACATTTCCCCCCACTGTGTACtacctttttcctctctctgctcccccCTTCTGTGTTTTCTCAGTGAATCAGATGGCAACCACAGCACGGACGATGATGCAGACGACATCTCCGACAAACCTGAGGACACGGCGGAATCCACAACCTCAATCATCTCGCTCTCTAGCGCCCCCTGCAGCACCGGAGGTCAGATCTTCCTGAACGGGGCCGGTGG
The sequence above is a segment of the Esox lucius isolate fEsoLuc1 chromosome 1, fEsoLuc1.pri, whole genome shotgun sequence genome. Coding sequences within it:
- the tbcb gene encoding tubulin-folding cofactor B isoform X1, whose protein sequence is MDSGITVITNPTVSVRLTSTISSFEVNKRYNRGITIADFKGKLEMVVGTPASCMELQLFSPTDKFIQKLDDNEALLGSYPVDDDCKIHIIDRSGAQIGEFSDLSKVEKFEIPDEVYEKRTDSVRSFMKKQRVGRFNEEETAKKEAELAAREAEEKAAAAAIAVGNRCQVNVVGLPIKIGTVMYVGTVDFKPGHWVGVKYDEPLGKHDGSVKDKRYFECENKYGAFVKPLSVTVGDFPEEDYGLDEM
- the tbcb gene encoding tubulin-folding cofactor B (The RefSeq protein has 2 substitutions, 1 frameshift compared to this genomic sequence); translation: MDSGITVITNPTVSVRLTSTISSFEANKRYNRGITIADFKGKLEMVVGTPASCMELQLFSPTDKFIQKLDDNEALLGSYPVDDDCKIHIIDRSGAQIGEFSDLSKVEKFEIPDEVYEKRTDSVRSFMKKQRVGRFNEEETAKKEAELATREAEEKAAAAAIAVGNRCQVNVVGLPIKIGTVMYVGTVDFKPGHWVGSEV